Proteins from a genomic interval of Croceicoccus naphthovorans:
- a CDS encoding NADH-quinone oxidoreductase subunit M — translation MDFPILSLMLLVPLVGAAICFFVPAQTARMVALVATLIDLALGVVLWANFDIGGAQWQFVERAPVFAGFSYALGIDGIALMLIMLSVFLMPICIGASWLSVTKRVGEYMAAFLLMETLMIGVFAAQDLFLFYIFFEAGLIPMYLIIGIWGGDNRIYASYKFFLYTLIGSVLMLIAMFWMVREAGTTDIPTLMATDFPAGAQNWLWLAFFASFAVKMPMWPVHTWLPDAHVQAPTAGSVILAGVLLKMGGYGFIRFSLPMFPDASAHFAWLVFGLSMVAVVYTSLVALVQHDMKKLIAYSSVAHMAIVCMALFSFNVQGLEGSMIVMLSHGLVSGALFLAVGVIYDRLHTREISRYGGLSINMPRYALFFLLFTMASIGLPGTSGFVGEFLSLAGIYQISSWVAFIGTTGIILGAAYMLYLYRRVAFGEQVNADAAAMPDLDKREWAMMLPLAAAVLWMGVYPESFLAPMRSDIEWLDQRLEAAAPAGDAHLSEPKPEAGAVEHGEAHAAEGEAH, via the coding sequence ATGGACTTCCCCATCCTTTCGCTGATGCTGCTGGTACCGCTGGTCGGTGCCGCCATCTGTTTCTTCGTCCCCGCACAGACTGCGCGGATGGTCGCGCTGGTCGCGACCCTGATCGATCTGGCGCTTGGCGTTGTGCTCTGGGCCAATTTCGACATCGGCGGCGCGCAGTGGCAGTTTGTCGAGCGGGCACCGGTCTTCGCGGGCTTCTCTTACGCGCTGGGCATCGACGGTATCGCGCTGATGCTGATCATGTTGTCGGTTTTCCTGATGCCGATCTGCATAGGCGCCAGTTGGCTCTCTGTCACAAAGCGCGTGGGCGAGTACATGGCCGCGTTCCTGCTGATGGAAACGCTGATGATTGGCGTTTTCGCTGCGCAGGATCTGTTCCTGTTCTACATCTTCTTCGAAGCTGGCCTCATCCCGATGTACCTGATCATCGGCATCTGGGGCGGCGACAACCGCATCTACGCCTCATACAAGTTCTTCCTCTACACCCTGATCGGCTCGGTCCTGATGCTGATCGCGATGTTCTGGATGGTGCGCGAGGCGGGAACGACCGACATCCCGACGCTGATGGCGACCGACTTCCCGGCGGGGGCGCAGAACTGGTTGTGGCTGGCGTTCTTTGCGAGTTTCGCGGTGAAGATGCCGATGTGGCCCGTCCACACGTGGCTTCCTGACGCGCACGTTCAGGCGCCTACTGCTGGTTCGGTCATCCTGGCGGGCGTGTTGCTGAAGATGGGCGGATATGGCTTCATCCGTTTCAGCCTGCCGATGTTTCCAGATGCTTCGGCGCATTTTGCATGGCTGGTGTTCGGCCTTTCGATGGTGGCGGTGGTCTACACCTCGCTCGTCGCGCTGGTTCAGCACGATATGAAGAAGCTGATCGCCTATTCCTCGGTCGCGCACATGGCGATCGTCTGCATGGCGCTGTTCAGCTTCAACGTGCAGGGCCTCGAAGGCTCGATGATCGTGATGCTCAGCCACGGGCTTGTTTCGGGTGCGCTGTTCCTTGCCGTTGGCGTGATCTACGACCGGCTGCACACGCGTGAGATCAGCCGTTATGGCGGGTTGTCGATCAACATGCCGCGCTATGCGCTGTTCTTCCTGCTGTTCACGATGGCCTCGATCGGCCTGCCGGGGACGAGCGGCTTCGTTGGCGAATTCCTGTCGCTGGCGGGTATCTACCAGATTTCCAGCTGGGTCGCGTTCATCGGCACGACCGGCATTATCCTTGGCGCTGCCTACATGCTTTATCTTTACCGCCGCGTGGCGTTTGGCGAACAGGTGAACGCCGATGCCGCTGCCATGCCCGACCTCGACAAGCGCGAATGGGCGATGATGCTGCCGCTGGCCGCCGCCGTGCTGTGGATGGGCGTTTACCCGGAAAGCTTCCTTGCGCCGATGCGCTCAGATATCGAGTGGCTTGACCAGAGGTTGGAAGCCGCTGCACCCGCTGGCGATGCGCACTTGAGCGAGCCTAAGCCGGAGGCCGGAGCTGTGGAGCATGGCGAAGCCCACGCCGCAGAGGGGGAGGCACACTGA
- the nuoN gene encoding NADH-quinone oxidoreductase subunit NuoN, with amino-acid sequence MTDFSQSLQLIVAEEVLSVTGLVLLLAAAWMGEKGSRAISIIAVAALAACAFIAAPTLCGGLMGPDRVAFMGQYSADAFSAFAKLLIYAAGGAALIVAPSFFARAGVGGTSAMRAEYPVLVLFAVLGMNMMVSATDFLTLYIGLELNSLAAYVLAAFLRTDERSAEAGLKYFVLGALASGIILFGMSLTYGFSGSTNFTAVALALDGPMSTGALFGLIFVLAGLAFKISAVPFHMWTPDVYEGAPTPVTMFFATAPKVAALALTMRVALDAFGNQVGAWQQIVIFVSLASIVVGALGAIGQANIKRLLAYSSINNIGFLLIGLAAATQEGAAAMLVYLAIYVAMSVAGFVVVLMLRDADGNPVEAISDMAGLSRTRPALAWALAAVMFSLAGIPPLFGFWGKFVVFQAAVNADLIALAALGIAASVIGAFYYLKVVKIAFFDEPANVVAAEGEGGVDGLAHKILLLVSCLVISPLGYLATPWLGDLADKAAAALFFVG; translated from the coding sequence ATGACCGACTTCTCGCAATCGCTGCAGCTGATCGTAGCCGAAGAAGTGCTGTCGGTGACGGGCCTTGTCCTGCTCCTTGCCGCGGCATGGATGGGTGAGAAGGGTTCGCGCGCCATCTCGATCATTGCGGTGGCCGCCCTGGCCGCCTGTGCCTTCATCGCTGCGCCCACGCTGTGCGGCGGGCTGATGGGGCCGGATCGCGTGGCGTTCATGGGCCAGTACTCCGCCGATGCGTTCTCTGCTTTTGCCAAGTTGCTGATATATGCGGCCGGTGGCGCCGCGCTGATCGTTGCGCCGTCGTTCTTCGCGCGCGCCGGTGTCGGCGGCACAAGTGCGATGCGGGCGGAATATCCGGTGCTTGTCCTGTTCGCCGTGCTCGGCATGAACATGATGGTCTCGGCGACCGATTTCCTCACGCTTTACATCGGGTTGGAACTTAACAGCCTTGCCGCCTACGTATTGGCCGCGTTCCTGCGGACCGATGAGCGTTCGGCAGAAGCGGGCCTCAAGTACTTCGTGCTGGGCGCGCTGGCCTCGGGCATCATCCTGTTCGGCATGAGCCTCACTTACGGTTTCTCGGGCTCGACGAACTTTACCGCCGTTGCCTTGGCGCTGGACGGTCCGATGTCGACAGGGGCGCTGTTCGGCCTGATCTTCGTGCTGGCGGGTCTGGCCTTCAAGATCAGCGCAGTGCCGTTCCACATGTGGACGCCCGACGTGTACGAAGGCGCGCCGACGCCGGTTACGATGTTCTTCGCCACCGCGCCCAAGGTTGCCGCTCTGGCCCTGACGATGCGCGTCGCTCTCGATGCTTTCGGCAATCAGGTTGGCGCCTGGCAGCAGATCGTGATCTTTGTTTCGCTCGCCTCCATCGTGGTCGGCGCGCTGGGCGCAATCGGGCAGGCGAATATCAAGCGCCTGCTGGCCTATTCGTCGATCAACAACATCGGTTTTCTGCTGATCGGCCTTGCCGCCGCAACTCAGGAAGGTGCGGCGGCTATGCTCGTCTATCTCGCGATCTATGTCGCGATGAGCGTGGCTGGCTTCGTCGTGGTGCTGATGCTGCGCGATGCGGATGGCAACCCGGTTGAGGCGATTTCCGACATGGCGGGCCTGTCGCGCACGCGTCCGGCCTTGGCCTGGGCCTTGGCGGCTGTCATGTTCAGTCTTGCGGGCATTCCACCACTGTTCGGGTTCTGGGGCAAGTTCGTCGTATTTCAGGCAGCGGTGAATGCCGACCTGATCGCGCTTGCCGCTCTTGGCATCGCGGCCAGCGTAATCGGTGCGTTCTATTACCTGAAGGTCGTCAAGATCGCGTTCTTCGACGAACCGGCGAATGTCGTCGCGGCTGAAGGCGAAGGCGGAGTTGATGGTCTGGCGCACAAGATCCTGTTGCTCGTCTCCTGCCTCGTGATCTCGCCGCTCGGCTATCTGGCAACGCCGTGGCTGGGCGATCTGGCGGACAAGGCAGCCGCTGCGCTGTTCTTCGTAGGTTAG
- a CDS encoding biotin--[acetyl-CoA-carboxylase] ligase, with the protein MIGGHRIERVEEIGSTSGELLARLGKGENLAEGAWLIADRQSAGRGRLGRTWFDGAGNFMGSTAVQLRSDDPPAQTIALVAGVALFDTIAKFLGNAQGLLLKWPNDVLLDGAKLAGILLERSKETVVVGIGVNLAAAPDLPDKATTAVATHGLRIDRDDFADRLAERMSIELRTWRKDGLAHTIDRWGIRGPHIGAAVRVAGVTGNDASGGFAGLAHDGALQLRLANGTIRTVHAGEVTLPETEGD; encoded by the coding sequence ATGATCGGCGGCCATCGCATCGAACGGGTCGAAGAGATCGGCTCGACCAGCGGCGAGCTCCTCGCGCGGCTTGGCAAGGGCGAAAACCTAGCCGAAGGCGCGTGGCTGATCGCCGATCGCCAGAGCGCGGGACGTGGGCGGCTCGGTCGGACGTGGTTCGACGGGGCCGGGAACTTCATGGGCTCCACCGCAGTCCAGCTTCGCAGTGACGATCCACCGGCGCAGACGATTGCGCTGGTCGCGGGTGTCGCTTTGTTCGACACGATCGCGAAATTCCTCGGCAATGCACAGGGCTTGCTGCTCAAATGGCCGAACGATGTCCTGCTCGACGGTGCAAAGTTGGCGGGGATCTTGCTGGAGCGTTCGAAAGAAACGGTTGTCGTCGGGATCGGCGTCAATCTTGCTGCGGCGCCAGACCTGCCGGACAAGGCAACGACCGCCGTGGCCACGCATGGGTTGCGCATCGACCGTGACGACTTTGCCGACCGACTCGCGGAACGGATGAGCATCGAACTGCGCACCTGGCGCAAGGACGGTCTCGCTCACACTATCGACCGCTGGGGCATCCGAGGGCCGCACATCGGTGCAGCCGTGCGTGTGGCCGGGGTCACGGGTAATGACGCATCGGGCGGGTTTGCCGGGCTCGCCCATGATGGGGCGTTGCAGTTGCGCCTTGCCAACGGCACGATCCGCACTGTTCACGCTGGCGAGGTGACCTTGCCGGAAACCGAGGGAGACTGA
- a CDS encoding type III pantothenate kinase, with protein MLLACDVGNTNIVFALMDGREVRTRWRIATDARRTADEYAVWLMQLFALEGLSFDAVDMVIVSTVVPRARHNLAVLGEKYFGKAPVFAGEGPEGWGIGIDVEEPKSLGADRAVNAIAAHQDHPEDLIVIDFGTATTLDVVDFNGAYKGGIIAPGINLSLDALVNAAAKLPRIAIEAPTETTSLIGRNTEAQMHIGVFWGYIALIEGLVARLQAEIGRPAKVIATGGLALLFDKHTDIFDAVDVDLTLKGLAILAERASKPSR; from the coding sequence ATGCTGCTCGCCTGTGACGTTGGAAACACCAACATCGTCTTCGCGCTGATGGATGGGCGGGAAGTCCGCACCCGCTGGCGCATCGCCACCGACGCGCGCCGCACGGCGGACGAATATGCGGTCTGGCTGATGCAGTTGTTCGCCTTGGAGGGCCTGTCCTTCGATGCGGTCGACATGGTCATCGTCTCGACCGTCGTGCCGCGCGCACGGCACAACCTTGCCGTGCTGGGCGAGAAGTATTTCGGGAAAGCCCCGGTTTTCGCAGGCGAGGGGCCGGAAGGCTGGGGGATCGGCATCGATGTCGAGGAACCCAAATCGCTCGGCGCGGACCGTGCGGTCAACGCCATCGCCGCGCATCAGGATCACCCGGAAGACCTGATCGTCATCGATTTCGGCACCGCGACCACGCTCGACGTCGTCGACTTCAACGGTGCGTACAAGGGCGGGATCATCGCGCCGGGCATCAATCTATCGCTCGACGCGCTGGTCAATGCGGCGGCGAAACTGCCGCGCATCGCCATCGAAGCGCCCACCGAAACGACCTCTCTGATCGGGCGGAATACAGAGGCGCAGATGCATATCGGCGTGTTCTGGGGCTATATCGCGTTGATCGAAGGGCTCGTCGCGCGGTTGCAGGCCGAAATCGGTCGCCCGGCGAAAGTGATCGCTACGGGCGGTCTGGCGCTGTTGTTCGACAAGCACACCGACATTTTCGACGCGGTCGATGTCGATCTTACGCTTAAGGGGCTGGCCATCCTGGCCGAAAGGGCGTCTAAGCCCTCGCGATGA
- a CDS encoding ribonuclease J, with product MTPQKELLFLALGGSGEIGMNVNLYGADGKWLMVDLGMSFADPGYPGVDLVFADLEFIEERAEDLVGIVLTHAHEDHIGAVPYFAADLGVPLYATPFTADLVRRKLEEADLVGEVELNIIDHLDAFTPGGTGPFSVRYLPLAHSIAEGNAVLVETPYGRVFHTGDWKLDDDPQIGEPSTPEELTEIGDEGVLALVCDSTNVFNPQPSGSEGAVRKALDAEIAKHEGKRVVVTTFASNVARLQTLGQAAKDTGRQLCVAGRSLDRIIDAAQANGYLADFPDTVDFDTAMRLPRGEVLIIATGGQGEPRAALARIASESHPIELQKGDVVLFSSRQIPGNELQIGRIMNQLAQRQITVVTDRHELIHVSGHPGRPELEELYGWLRPQILVPVHGEARHMREQARVGKAAGIPAQVFQMNGDIVRLAPGKPGKIGETRTGRLVLDGDIIVPADGETIVERRRLAANGHVTVILPPKGSKAAPLLQPIGLPLDEDEADFLAEAQDDIRSAVAKLKGGKTKDRAAVQEAARLAARRAARRWSGKNPQVTVIDYYDA from the coding sequence ATGACTCCTCAAAAAGAACTGCTTTTCCTCGCGCTCGGCGGGTCGGGCGAGATTGGCATGAACGTCAATCTCTATGGTGCCGACGGCAAATGGCTGATGGTCGACCTTGGCATGAGCTTTGCCGATCCGGGTTATCCGGGCGTCGATCTGGTCTTCGCCGACCTCGAATTTATCGAGGAACGGGCCGAGGATCTTGTCGGCATCGTCCTGACCCACGCGCATGAAGATCATATCGGTGCGGTGCCGTATTTCGCCGCCGATCTTGGCGTGCCGCTTTATGCAACGCCGTTCACCGCAGACCTCGTTCGCCGCAAGCTGGAAGAGGCCGATCTTGTCGGTGAGGTCGAGTTGAACATTATCGATCACCTCGATGCGTTCACGCCGGGCGGCACAGGGCCGTTTTCGGTCCGTTACCTGCCGCTGGCGCACTCGATTGCAGAGGGCAACGCGGTTCTGGTCGAAACGCCCTATGGCCGGGTGTTCCATACCGGCGACTGGAAGCTGGACGACGACCCGCAGATCGGCGAGCCATCGACCCCGGAAGAACTGACCGAGATCGGCGATGAGGGCGTGCTGGCGCTGGTCTGCGATTCGACCAACGTGTTCAATCCGCAGCCGTCGGGATCTGAAGGCGCCGTGCGTAAGGCGCTCGATGCCGAGATCGCGAAGCATGAAGGCAAGCGCGTTGTCGTCACGACCTTTGCGTCGAATGTCGCGCGGCTTCAGACATTGGGACAGGCGGCGAAGGACACCGGACGGCAGCTTTGCGTTGCCGGGCGTTCGCTGGACCGGATCATCGATGCGGCGCAGGCGAACGGGTATCTCGCCGATTTCCCCGACACTGTCGATTTCGATACCGCGATGCGCCTGCCGCGCGGCGAAGTCCTGATCATTGCGACGGGTGGGCAGGGCGAGCCGCGCGCGGCACTGGCCCGCATCGCTTCGGAGAGTCATCCGATCGAGTTGCAGAAGGGCGACGTCGTTCTGTTTTCCAGCCGTCAGATTCCGGGGAACGAGCTTCAGATCGGGCGGATCATGAACCAGTTGGCCCAGCGCCAAATCACCGTGGTGACGGACCGGCACGAGTTGATTCACGTATCGGGCCATCCGGGACGCCCCGAACTTGAAGAATTGTACGGTTGGCTGCGCCCCCAAATCCTTGTCCCCGTGCACGGTGAGGCGCGGCATATGCGAGAGCAGGCGCGCGTCGGCAAGGCGGCGGGCATTCCGGCACAGGTCTTCCAGATGAACGGCGACATCGTGCGCCTCGCCCCCGGCAAGCCGGGCAAGATCGGCGAGACGCGCACGGGAAGGCTCGTGCTGGACGGGGACATCATCGTTCCCGCTGATGGCGAGACGATTGTCGAGCGACGCAGACTGGCGGCCAATGGCCACGTGACCGTCATCCTGCCGCCCAAGGGGTCGAAGGCCGCGCCCTTGCTGCAACCCATCGGGCTGCCGCTGGACGAGGACGAGGCGGACTTTCTGGCCGAGGCGCAGGACGATATCCGGTCTGCCGTTGCCAAGCTGAAAGGCGGCAAGACGAAAGACCGTGCTGCCGTGCAGGAAGCGGCGCGGCTTGCGGCCCGTCGGGCAGCGCGACGCTGGTCGGGCAAGAACCCGCAAGTTACCGTGATCGACTACTACGACGCCTGA
- a CDS encoding DUF1467 family protein, with product MQWTSVLAIYLLFWVMSAFLVMPFGIRTHRETGEELIAGQADSAPANFRPGRVAVRASILAAILCAAFYFNYEQGWITASDINFISPPADIVKEQELLRAASNR from the coding sequence ATGCAGTGGACTTCCGTCCTTGCGATCTACCTGTTGTTCTGGGTCATGTCGGCATTTCTGGTGATGCCCTTCGGCATCCGAACGCACCGGGAAACCGGCGAGGAATTGATCGCCGGACAGGCAGACAGCGCGCCTGCGAATTTTCGTCCCGGTCGCGTCGCCGTTCGCGCTTCGATCCTTGCGGCCATTCTCTGCGCTGCGTTCTATTTCAATTATGAGCAGGGCTGGATCACGGCGAGTGACATCAACTTCATCTCGCCGCCCGCAGACATCGTGAAAGAACAGGAACTACTCCGCGCAGCAAGCAACCGCTGA
- a CDS encoding sensor histidine kinase, translating into MAGAETAIEEAAVEPIVARSDVADRLVSADKPLAAMQVACGGDIPGLIAAPDLLELVRKARSFEMRLGRPLAMRHSGGRLEGWADVVPDAEGCTIRLSDWQETLTEAEQADGVETRLAIENLLAEGVVWLDSGQRVVAMESQTADLETMLGRARSERGQHWTRLFDFAGGETDTPPVWQARGGMTVRVAGSERDWHLLLTPAQSGFQLLLRPLGEIEAANRRDDLLPQNLLSEMLGPALVDPVSRIVQQGEAIRDRLAGPLPDEYREYASDIVSAGTHLRELAEELGDAEAIELGTLEIQAEPVSLRDTAEAAWRLLQRRAEARGVAITLAGDEVTARADRRRLLQIFLNIVGNAIDYGPAQGQVEIHVARDGGRTITTISDEGEPLSSEERIRMFEQFERLGRSGDTGSGLGLYISLMTARAMGGDIEATVAGERGNRFVITLPGA; encoded by the coding sequence ATGGCCGGGGCTGAAACCGCCATCGAAGAGGCGGCCGTGGAGCCGATCGTCGCGCGCAGCGACGTGGCCGACCGTCTGGTTTCGGCCGACAAGCCGCTGGCCGCGATGCAGGTGGCCTGTGGCGGCGACATTCCCGGGTTGATCGCCGCGCCAGACCTGCTGGAACTGGTGCGCAAGGCGCGGTCTTTCGAAATGCGGCTCGGTCGTCCGCTGGCGATGCGCCATTCGGGGGGCAGGCTTGAGGGTTGGGCCGATGTCGTGCCCGATGCCGAGGGGTGCACGATCCGACTGTCCGACTGGCAGGAAACGCTTACCGAGGCGGAGCAGGCCGACGGTGTTGAAACGCGGCTCGCAATCGAAAACCTGCTGGCGGAAGGCGTGGTCTGGCTCGATTCGGGCCAGCGCGTCGTGGCGATGGAGAGCCAGACCGCCGATCTTGAAACGATGCTGGGGCGGGCGCGGAGCGAGCGGGGTCAGCACTGGACCCGCCTGTTCGATTTTGCAGGCGGAGAGACGGATACGCCGCCGGTGTGGCAGGCGCGCGGCGGCATGACGGTGCGCGTGGCCGGATCGGAGCGGGACTGGCATCTTCTGCTGACCCCGGCGCAGTCGGGCTTTCAACTGCTGTTACGTCCACTGGGCGAGATCGAGGCGGCGAACCGCCGCGACGATCTGTTGCCGCAGAACCTGCTTAGCGAGATGCTTGGGCCAGCGCTGGTCGATCCGGTTTCACGCATCGTGCAGCAGGGAGAGGCGATCCGCGACCGTCTGGCGGGGCCGCTGCCCGACGAGTATCGCGAATATGCAAGCGATATCGTCAGCGCAGGAACGCATTTACGCGAACTGGCCGAAGAACTTGGCGATGCGGAGGCGATAGAGCTCGGCACGCTGGAGATCCAGGCCGAGCCGGTGTCGTTGCGCGATACGGCAGAAGCCGCCTGGCGGTTGTTGCAACGTAGAGCCGAGGCAAGGGGCGTGGCGATCACGCTGGCCGGTGACGAGGTCACGGCGCGGGCGGATCGGCGGCGCTTGCTCCAGATTTTCCTGAACATCGTTGGCAACGCCATCGATTACGGGCCCGCGCAGGGGCAAGTGGAAATCCACGTTGCGCGCGATGGCGGGCGCACGATCACCACGATTTCCGATGAAGGCGAGCCGCTGTCGTCCGAAGAGCGTATTCGCATGTTCGAACAGTTCGAACGGCTTGGCCGCAGCGGCGATACCGGATCGGGCCTTGGCCTCTACATCTCGTTGATGACGGCCCGCGCGATGGGCGGCGATATAGAGGCAACGGTCGCTGGCGAACGCGGCAACCGCTTTGTGATCACGCTCCCTGGCGCCTGA
- a CDS encoding citrate synthase — MEGTHVADNKANLNVAGSDYDFPVKSGTIGPDVVDIGKMYGRTGMFTYDPGFTSTASCDSGLTYIDGEEGVLLHRGYPIGQLAEDSSFMEVSYLLLNGELPSQEEYENFKYTISRHTMLHDQLRGFYQGFRRDAHPMAIMCGVVGALSAFYHDSTDISDPDHRKISSHRLIAKMPTIAAMAYKYSIGQPFLYPDNSLSYTGNFLRMTFGVPAEEYEVIPAVEKAMDRIFILHADHEQNASTSTVRLAGSSGANPFACIAAGIACLWGPAHGGANEAALNMLKEIGTPDKIPHYIERAKDKNDPFRLMGFGHRVYKNYDPRATVMQKTVREVFDALKVTDPLFETALRLEEMALNDDYFIEKKLFPNVDFYSGVILSAIGFPTTMFTALFALARTVGWVAQWNEMISDPGQRIGRPRQLYTGPAARDYIPLSQR; from the coding sequence ATGGAGGGAACCCACGTGGCGGATAACAAGGCCAACCTGAATGTCGCTGGCAGCGACTATGATTTTCCGGTCAAAAGCGGAACGATCGGACCCGATGTGGTCGACATCGGCAAGATGTACGGTCGCACGGGCATGTTCACGTATGACCCGGGCTTTACCTCTACCGCCAGCTGCGATTCGGGCCTGACCTATATCGACGGCGAAGAAGGCGTCCTGCTCCACCGCGGCTACCCGATCGGTCAGCTGGCCGAAGATTCCAGCTTCATGGAAGTCTCTTACCTGCTGCTGAACGGCGAACTGCCGAGCCAGGAAGAGTATGAGAATTTCAAGTACACGATCAGCCGCCACACCATGCTGCACGATCAGCTGCGCGGTTTCTATCAGGGTTTCCGCCGCGACGCGCACCCGATGGCGATCATGTGCGGCGTGGTCGGCGCACTGTCCGCGTTCTATCACGACAGCACCGATATTTCGGACCCTGACCACCGCAAGATCAGCAGCCACCGCCTGATCGCCAAGATGCCGACGATCGCGGCCATGGCCTACAAGTACTCGATCGGTCAGCCATTCCTCTATCCGGATAACTCGCTGAGCTACACCGGCAACTTCCTGCGCATGACCTTTGGCGTACCCGCGGAAGAATATGAGGTGATCCCGGCTGTCGAAAAGGCGATGGACCGCATCTTCATTCTTCATGCCGATCACGAACAGAACGCCTCGACATCGACCGTGCGTCTTGCCGGTTCGTCGGGTGCGAACCCGTTCGCATGCATCGCGGCGGGCATCGCCTGCCTGTGGGGCCCGGCGCATGGCGGCGCGAACGAAGCCGCGCTCAACATGCTGAAAGAGATCGGCACGCCCGACAAGATTCCGCATTATATCGAGCGTGCGAAGGACAAGAACGATCCGTTCCGTCTGATGGGCTTCGGTCATCGCGTCTACAAGAACTACGACCCGCGCGCGACGGTCATGCAGAAGACCGTTCGCGAGGTGTTCGATGCGCTCAAGGTTACCGATCCCCTGTTCGAAACTGCCCTGCGGCTTGAGGAAATGGCGCTGAACGACGACTATTTCATCGAAAAGAAGCTCTTCCCGAACGTCGACTTCTACTCCGGCGTCATCCTCTCGGCCATCGGCTTCCCGACCACGATGTTCACCGCGCTCTTCGCACTGGCCCGCACCGTGGGCTGGGTTGCGCAGTGGAACGAAATGATTTCCGACCCCGGCCAGCGCATCGGCCGCCCGCGCCAGCTTTACACCGGGCCTGCAGCGCGCGACTATATACCGCTCAGCCAACGCTGA
- the gltX gene encoding glutamate--tRNA ligase, producing the protein MASGTAATVTDANGVAKPVVTRFAPSPTGFLHIGGARTALFNWLYARHHGGKALLRIEDTDRARSTEAAIDAILDGLDWLGFDYDETPVFQSQRAGRHAAVAHALLDAGHAYKCFATAEELEAMRAEQREKKLPMRYDGRWRDRDPSEAPEGAPYVVRLKTPTDGETVIEDAVQGKVRVKNAEIDDYILLRSDGTPTYMLAVVVDDHDMGVTHVIRGDDHLNNAFRQLPIYRAMQAIEGGWDEPVYAHIPLIHGADGAKLSKRHGAMGVDAYRDELGLLPEAVFNYLLRLGWGHGDQELFTREEAIAAFDLPAVGKSASRFDFKKLANMNGLYMRDADDARLADLAAPRIAALETGFVADKHRDLLIEAMPSLKARAKNLDELAAGALFLFRERPLPMDEKAQGLLTSDARSLLHDILAELKVCSDWTSEQLEASLKDMAERKDLGLGKLAQPLRAALTGQATSPGIFDVLVLLGREESLARIAAQAVDVPADGASADS; encoded by the coding sequence ATGGCAAGCGGCACGGCAGCGACAGTCACCGACGCAAACGGCGTCGCGAAACCTGTCGTCACGCGTTTCGCCCCCTCGCCCACGGGCTTCCTGCATATCGGCGGCGCTCGCACGGCGCTGTTCAATTGGCTCTATGCACGCCATCACGGCGGCAAGGCGCTGCTGCGGATCGAGGATACCGACCGCGCGCGTTCGACCGAGGCAGCCATCGACGCCATCCTCGACGGGCTGGACTGGCTGGGCTTCGACTATGACGAGACACCGGTGTTCCAGTCCCAGCGGGCTGGGCGTCATGCTGCGGTCGCACATGCGTTGCTTGATGCGGGCCACGCCTACAAGTGTTTCGCCACTGCCGAAGAGCTTGAAGCGATGCGCGCCGAGCAGCGCGAGAAGAAGCTGCCCATGCGCTATGACGGGCGCTGGCGCGACCGCGATCCTTCCGAGGCACCGGAGGGTGCACCTTACGTCGTGCGCCTGAAAACGCCGACCGATGGCGAGACCGTCATCGAAGACGCGGTTCAGGGCAAGGTTCGCGTCAAGAATGCCGAGATCGACGATTACATCCTTCTGCGGTCGGATGGCACGCCGACCTATATGCTGGCGGTCGTGGTCGACGACCATGACATGGGTGTCACTCACGTCATCCGCGGTGACGACCACCTGAACAACGCTTTCCGCCAATTGCCGATCTATCGCGCGATGCAGGCCATCGAGGGCGGTTGGGACGAACCGGTCTATGCTCACATCCCCCTGATCCACGGGGCGGACGGGGCAAAGCTGTCCAAGCGCCACGGTGCGATGGGCGTCGACGCCTATCGCGACGAACTGGGCCTGCTGCCCGAAGCGGTGTTCAACTACCTGCTTCGTCTTGGCTGGGGCCACGGCGATCAGGAACTTTTCACGCGCGAAGAGGCGATCGCCGCCTTCGACCTGCCTGCCGTGGGCAAGAGCGCGTCGCGCTTCGATTTCAAGAAGCTGGCGAACATGAACGGCCTTTACATGCGCGATGCCGACGATGCGCGCCTTGCCGATCTGGCCGCACCGCGCATCGCGGCGCTGGAGACGGGGTTTGTCGCCGACAAGCATCGCGACCTGCTGATCGAGGCGATGCCGTCGCTTAAGGCGCGGGCCAAGAATCTGGACGAACTGGCCGCTGGCGCCTTGTTCCTGTTCCGCGAACGCCCGCTGCCCATGGACGAAAAGGCGCAGGGCCTGCTGACAAGCGATGCCCGATCCTTATTGCATGACATTCTTGCCGAGTTGAAAGTCTGTTCGGATTGGACTAGCGAGCAGCTCGAAGCCAGCCTCAAGGACATGGCAGAGCGTAAAGATCTCGGTCTTGGCAAGCTGGCACAGCCGCTGCGTGCGGCACTCACCGGCCAGGCAACGTCGCCTGGGATATTCGACGTGCTGGTTCTGCTTGGACGCGAAGAGAGTCTGGCGCGCATCGCCGCGCAGGCCGTCGACGTCCCGGCGGATGGCGCATCTGCGGATTCATGA